One window of Mangrovibacterium diazotrophicum genomic DNA carries:
- the ppnP gene encoding pyrimidine/purine nucleoside phosphorylase: protein MLKVNEYFGGTVKSIALENEEGTATIGVMEAGEYEFGTATIELMTITSGSLDVLLPGETEWKTYETGETFRVEKDVKFKVKAAQQVAYYCLYI, encoded by the coding sequence ATGTTGAAAGTAAATGAATATTTCGGCGGAACCGTAAAATCCATTGCACTGGAAAACGAGGAAGGCACTGCAACTATTGGTGTTATGGAAGCCGGTGAATACGAATTCGGTACTGCGACCATCGAATTGATGACCATTACCAGCGGAAGCCTGGATGTGCTGTTACCAGGCGAAACCGAATGGAAAACTTACGAAACCGGAGAAACATTCCGTGTTGAGAAAGACGTTAAATTCAAAGTAAAAGCTGCCCAACAGGTTGCTTATTACTGCTTGTATATTTAA
- a CDS encoding NAD+ synthase has translation MKVALAQLNYHIANFESNSEKIIDAIKAAKDEGADLVVFSELAVCGYYPHDLLERKEFIELAIQTIHEIAKSCVGIAAIVGGPSINESSRGKKLFNSAYFLNEGEVKAVRHKSSLPTYDIFDEYRHFEPNRDYEVVEFMGKKLALTICEDLWDEQPTQNEFGRDKLYQRNPMKELSQLNPDLVINLSASPFSYNQESWRKDILVMNALKYKLPIIYVNQTGAQTELIFDGGSCFVKADGSIPVEMAYFKEDFQIVDTENPMELKQPKQDYIGKIHQALILGIRDYFKKMRFQDVVLGLSGGIDSAVVCALAAEALGSSNVRGILMPSRYSSDHSVADAIQLAENYGVKYDIVGIQNMVDDFEKELGPIFENLPAGVAEENVQARTRGILVMAVSNKFGNILLNTTNKSECAVGYGTLYGDMNGGLSVLGDVYKTDVYKLARYINRDKEWIPENSIVKAPSAELRPDQKDTDSLPDYDILDAILFKYIEMNQSPEEIIEQGFERETVLKTVRMVNQNEYKRFQSPPILRVSSKAFGFGRKMPLVARYS, from the coding sequence ATGAAAGTTGCGCTAGCCCAGTTGAATTATCATATTGCTAATTTCGAGAGTAATTCGGAAAAAATTATTGATGCCATTAAGGCGGCCAAAGATGAAGGTGCCGACTTGGTTGTGTTTTCCGAATTGGCCGTTTGCGGTTATTATCCCCACGATTTACTCGAACGCAAAGAGTTTATCGAACTGGCCATTCAAACTATTCACGAAATAGCAAAATCATGCGTGGGCATTGCAGCCATCGTTGGTGGGCCAAGTATCAACGAAAGCAGCCGGGGTAAGAAATTATTCAATTCAGCCTATTTTTTAAACGAAGGTGAAGTGAAGGCCGTGCGCCACAAATCTTCGTTGCCAACCTACGATATTTTCGACGAGTACCGTCACTTCGAACCTAATCGCGATTACGAGGTGGTTGAGTTCATGGGGAAAAAGCTGGCCCTGACAATCTGCGAGGATTTGTGGGACGAGCAGCCAACTCAAAATGAATTTGGCCGCGACAAGCTATACCAGCGCAACCCGATGAAAGAGCTGAGTCAACTGAATCCGGATTTGGTGATCAATTTGTCGGCTTCGCCTTTCTCGTACAACCAGGAAAGCTGGCGGAAAGATATTTTGGTGATGAATGCACTGAAATACAAACTGCCGATTATTTACGTCAACCAAACCGGTGCGCAAACGGAATTGATTTTCGATGGGGGCTCGTGCTTTGTGAAAGCTGACGGCTCGATCCCGGTTGAGATGGCTTATTTCAAAGAAGATTTTCAGATTGTTGACACCGAAAATCCGATGGAGCTGAAACAGCCCAAGCAAGATTACATCGGAAAAATTCATCAGGCATTGATTTTAGGGATCCGTGATTATTTCAAAAAGATGCGGTTTCAGGATGTTGTGCTCGGTTTATCCGGAGGGATCGATTCGGCGGTTGTGTGTGCACTGGCTGCCGAAGCGTTGGGAAGTAGCAATGTTCGCGGAATATTGATGCCTTCGCGCTATTCGTCGGATCACAGTGTGGCCGATGCGATTCAGCTGGCTGAGAATTACGGCGTGAAATACGACATCGTAGGAATTCAAAATATGGTGGATGATTTTGAAAAAGAATTAGGACCCATCTTTGAAAATTTGCCGGCTGGTGTTGCCGAAGAAAATGTTCAGGCCCGCACACGCGGAATTTTGGTGATGGCCGTCTCCAATAAATTTGGGAACATTCTGTTGAATACGACAAACAAGAGCGAATGCGCTGTTGGATACGGAACCTTGTATGGCGATATGAACGGTGGTTTGTCGGTTTTGGGTGATGTTTACAAAACGGATGTTTACAAATTGGCCCGCTACATTAACCGCGATAAGGAGTGGATTCCGGAAAACAGTATCGTCAAAGCACCGTCTGCTGAGCTTCGTCCCGACCAAAAGGATACCGATTCGTTGCCGGATTACGATATTCTGGACGCCATCCTGTTTAAATACATCGAAATGAATCAGTCACCCGAAGAAATCATTGAACAAGGTTTTGAGCGCGAGACGGTATTAAAAACGGTACGTATGGTCAACCAAAACGAGTATAAACGTTTTCAATCCCCTCCAATTTTAAGGGTTAGTTCCAAAGCTTTTGGTTTTGGCAGAAAGATGCCTTTGGTTGCTCGTTATAGTTAA
- a CDS encoding Crp/Fnr family transcriptional regulator — translation MLSQEQGIKEIFENPKSVFSLLSLPEREELLTQMQIVNFKKNDFIYKEGDVPSAFMFLIDGKIKIFKEGVGGREQIIRMTKPLGYVGYRALIAEEIHNASAVTLEDSNVLIVNSEHFFGKLLRNPDFAFRLIQKLARELGFSNSRTVTLTQKHIRGRLAESLLLLKEKYGFEHDGISLKAYLSREDIANLSNMTTSNAIRTLSTFSSEKVIAIDGRKIKILDLNKLERISKLG, via the coding sequence ATGCTGAGTCAAGAACAGGGGATCAAAGAAATTTTTGAAAACCCGAAGTCGGTTTTCAGTCTATTGAGTCTCCCGGAGCGAGAAGAACTACTAACCCAAATGCAGATCGTCAATTTCAAAAAGAATGATTTCATCTATAAAGAGGGCGATGTCCCCTCAGCCTTTATGTTCCTGATTGACGGAAAAATCAAAATTTTTAAAGAAGGTGTCGGAGGCCGCGAACAAATCATCCGAATGACCAAGCCCTTGGGCTACGTTGGTTACCGCGCACTGATTGCAGAAGAGATCCACAACGCTTCGGCGGTTACTTTGGAAGATTCCAATGTTTTAATTGTGAACTCGGAACATTTCTTTGGGAAATTACTTCGCAACCCGGATTTTGCCTTCCGGTTGATTCAAAAACTGGCCCGTGAGTTGGGCTTCTCAAACTCCAGAACCGTTACTTTAACCCAAAAACATATTCGCGGACGTTTAGCCGAATCGCTGTTGCTTTTAAAAGAAAAGTACGGCTTCGAGCACGATGGTATTTCATTGAAAGCTTACCTTTCCCGCGAAGATATCGCCAACCTGTCGAACATGACAACTTCCAATGCAATCCGGACACTGTCGACTTTTTCGAGTGAAAAAGTTATTGCAATCGACGGTCGGAAAATAAAGATATTGGATTTAAATAAGCTTGAACGAATAAGCAAACTAGGATAA
- a CDS encoding Gfo/Idh/MocA family protein: MKTENSSFSRRSFIKTATSSLAGITILPSNVIAGLGHRPPSDKLNIAGIGIGGMGYRNLKNMELENIVALCDVDAEYANRNSLREWPLAARYSDYREMFDHQKDIDAVVIATPDHTHALPAMLAMRQGIHVYLQKPLAHSVYESRVLAETAKRYGVATQMGNQGNSGDGIRDICEWIWAGKIGEVTHVDAWTNRPIWPQGLERPSKEMRIPKTLNWDAFIGPAKMRPYNEIYHPWNWRGWWDFGTGALGDMACHILDPVFKALMLEYPDSVQASSTNFTTDSAPNAQTIYYEFPARDNLPKVAMPAVTVNWYDGGLMPPRPDELKEGEEMGDRDGGCIFYGTKGKIMCGTYALNPRLLPTSEMAHFEKPMRQFRRIPDAMTGGHEKDWIRACKESRDNRVEASSNFGYAGPLNEMVMLGVLAVRLQSLGRKLKWEGATMQFTNIMPDDKLSILRKSDFEVIAGDPRFNNQYLELPAQPMAEEWIRHTYRKGWEQI; the protein is encoded by the coding sequence ATGAAAACTGAAAATTCTTCTTTCAGCAGACGATCTTTTATCAAAACAGCTACTAGCAGTCTGGCCGGAATTACCATTTTGCCCAGCAACGTAATTGCAGGACTCGGACACCGTCCACCGAGCGACAAACTGAACATTGCCGGTATTGGTATTGGTGGCATGGGTTACCGCAACCTTAAAAATATGGAGCTGGAAAATATCGTCGCACTTTGCGATGTGGATGCGGAATATGCCAACCGGAACTCGCTTCGGGAGTGGCCGCTGGCTGCACGCTACTCAGATTACCGGGAGATGTTTGACCACCAAAAAGACATTGATGCCGTAGTGATTGCGACTCCGGATCACACCCACGCGTTGCCCGCCATGTTGGCCATGCGACAAGGCATTCATGTTTATCTGCAAAAACCGCTTGCACATTCGGTTTACGAATCGCGCGTGTTGGCCGAAACAGCCAAACGATACGGCGTAGCTACCCAGATGGGTAACCAGGGAAACTCGGGCGATGGTATTCGCGATATCTGCGAATGGATTTGGGCCGGGAAAATTGGCGAGGTTACACATGTTGATGCCTGGACCAACCGCCCAATTTGGCCACAGGGGCTGGAGCGCCCTTCAAAAGAGATGCGAATCCCGAAAACCCTCAACTGGGATGCCTTCATCGGCCCGGCAAAGATGCGCCCCTACAACGAAATCTATCATCCGTGGAACTGGCGCGGTTGGTGGGACTTCGGAACCGGTGCACTTGGCGATATGGCTTGCCACATTCTCGACCCGGTATTCAAAGCACTGATGCTCGAATATCCGGATTCAGTCCAGGCCAGCTCGACGAATTTCACGACCGACTCGGCTCCAAATGCTCAAACTATTTATTATGAATTCCCTGCCCGCGACAATTTGCCAAAAGTGGCCATGCCCGCGGTTACTGTGAATTGGTACGACGGCGGCCTGATGCCTCCGCGTCCGGACGAGCTAAAAGAAGGCGAAGAAATGGGTGACCGCGATGGCGGTTGTATTTTCTACGGCACCAAAGGTAAAATCATGTGCGGAACTTATGCGCTCAATCCACGCCTGCTGCCAACGAGCGAGATGGCTCACTTTGAAAAGCCCATGCGACAATTCCGCCGCATACCCGATGCCATGACCGGTGGCCACGAAAAAGACTGGATTCGCGCCTGCAAGGAAAGCCGCGACAACCGGGTCGAGGCGTCGTCCAACTTTGGCTACGCCGGCCCGTTGAACGAAATGGTGATGCTTGGCGTACTGGCTGTGCGTCTGCAAAGTCTCGGGCGAAAACTCAAATGGGAAGGTGCGACCATGCAATTCACGAACATCATGCCCGACGATAAATTGTCGATTCTACGTAAAAGCGATTTTGAAGTTATTGCCGGAGACCCGCGCTTTAACAACCAATACCTGGAGTTGCCGGCGCAACCGATGGCGGAGGAATGGATTCGGCACACCTACCGGAAAGGCTGGGAACAGATTTAG